The Dethiosulfovibrio peptidovorans DSM 11002 nucleotide sequence CGTCACAGTAGATCGTTGTTGGAGCACGTGGTAGATCAAGTCGAGGACGATCTTGCCAACAAAGTGTCGGTTCTCGGCGTCGTAGGGGTGGATGGAAGTCCGAGCTGCGGGGTCGACTGCACCTGTTACGGTTACACCGGAGGCATGATCGGAGGTGGCGATGCCGTCGCCCGAAGTGTGGATTCGGTAAAAATGGGGCCGGGGCGAGGGGCTTTCATGAAGGTCCTGTCGGTCATGTTGGAGGAAAGGGGTATCGTCCTTCCCTTCGCGGCGGTAGACGAGGAAAGTCTCGACGGAATCTCGTGGAAATCGATCGAAAAGCGTTTATCCGTGTAAGGGGTTTCTGGATTATCGTCAAAAGCAAATAGGGCAGGGGAAATTCCCTGCCCTATTTGCTTTTTGATATGCTTATTTTCACGAACCTAGGTGATGTCTGTAATGGAAGGGAGTTTTTTTATGAGAAGGTTTACGAAAAAGGTGATTTTGGGGGCGCTTTTGGCGGTCATATGGGCGGCTCAGGCCCCTGCTTTGGTCATAGGGACCTTCAACATCGAGTATTTCAACGTGTCGGGAAAAAAGGCATATTCGCAGGA carries:
- a CDS encoding CD3072 family TudS-related putative desulfidase, encoding MNRSRRYVLISHCLLNVNSKVDGYGLYSGALEPLVLPLIKSGIGIFQLPCPEATFAGARRWGMTVEQYDIPAYRRHSRSLLEHVVDQVEDDLANKVSVLGVVGVDGSPSCGVDCTCYGYTGGMIGGGDAVARSVDSVKMGPGRGAFMKVLSVMLEERGIVLPFAAVDEESLDGISWKSIEKRLSV